ATACCCTCTTCGCTTTCTGAAATTAATTTGCTGACATCTTTTCCATCCATGTTCAAAAGTTTCCAGCTTGTATCTTGCAACTGTTTATTCAATGTCAAGACTTTAAAAGTCCAGATTTCCTTTTTATTCTTGCTCAAAGTTAAAGTGCTGGCATTATAGCTGATTTTTGGAGAAGATTGTAAAATATCAAAGAAATTTTGTTCAATGCTCATTAATTCTTCTGGACCTGCCATCAAAGTTGTAGCCACGCCAGCTGATAAAGTCGAGTTATTTTTAATTTTATAATTTCCAAAATAATTATTTATCCCAGAAAATCCATTAATTTTGTCGCCTGAAAAATTAATTGTAACTTTACCACCCTTCGGAATTTCAACATTTTTTCCATTTCGATTAATTTGCACCAATTCCCACGAAGTTTCATTTAAGTTATAGATTTTTTTTCTTTTAGAATATGCACTTAAAACAAAGCAATTTAACAAAAAGACTGTAAAAATTCCAATTAAAATAGACATTTTTTTCATTTTAAATACCTCTTTCCTAATTTTTCTTAATTTTATTTCCTTCTTAACTAAAGAATAACATATATTTGTTAAAGAAAAATGAGAAAACGGAAATCTTTACTTTTTATTTTTTCTACCAAGCTGAATTTATTAAAACTTCTTCTCCATATCCACCATTCATTTTTTGAGGATTTGTAGAATTGTAAGCTCTTTGAACTCTTATTCCACGAATTCCTAATTCTCTTGCAGCTAAAATATCATCGTCGCTGTCACCATAGTGGATTGAAACATTATGTTTTTTCATGTAAAATGATTTGTCATATTTGTACCCACCTGTCGGAGTATCAGCTGTGTATTCTACATAAACTTCTTCTGGTAAATCAAAGTATCTTTGCAATGTTTTTGATAA
The DNA window shown above is from Leptotrichia wadei and carries:
- a CDS encoding META domain-containing protein, with the translated sequence MKKMSILIGIFTVFLLNCFVLSAYSKRKKIYNLNETSWELVQINRNGKNVEIPKGGKVTINFSGDKINGFSGINNYFGNYKIKNNSTLSAGVATTLMAGPEELMSIEQNFFDILQSSPKISYNASTLTLSKNKKEIWTFKVLTLNKQLQDTSWKLLNMDGKDVSKLISESEEGITISFSENRINGNSGINNYFGNCEITDNNIKIGPLGSTRMAGPENLMKVEREFLELLGNSKKVKLSDQKTLILTTDKGKTLTFEKVNK